One Vanessa atalanta chromosome 20, ilVanAtal1.2, whole genome shotgun sequence genomic window carries:
- the LOC125071830 gene encoding peptidyl-tRNA hydrolase 2, mitochondrial-like has product MEFNVTFITGLGCGICIGLSLFALKKYLGMFSDTSKAIKKFASNSEYKLVLVVRTDLNMGKGKIAAQCGHAAVGAYEKALKRDPDGLKLWRLTGQAKIALKTDSVDEIKQIADNAKKMGLVTSLIRDAGRTQIAPNSITVLGVGPAPKDVIDKVTGHLKLL; this is encoded by the exons ATGGAGTTTAATGTCACTTTTATAACCGGTCTAGGTTGCGGTATTTGCATCGGTTTATCGctatttgctttaaaaaaataccttggaATGTTTTCTGACACCAGTAAAGCTATAAAAAAG tttGCATCAAACTCTGAATACAAACTAGTATTAGTTGTAAGAACAGATTTAAACATGGGTAAAGGGAAAATAGCTGCACAGTGCGGTCATGCAGCTGTTGGAGCCTACGAAAAAGCATTAAAAAGGGATCCAGACGGTTTAAAACTATGGCGATTGACTGGCCAGGCAAAAATTGCACTTAAAACAGACTCAGTAGATGAAATTAAGCAAATAGCTGATAATGCAAAGAAGATGGGCCTAGTCACGTCATTAATAAGAGATGCAGGCAGAACTCAAATTGCACCAAACTCCATCACTGTTCTCGGTGTGGGTCCTGCACCAAAGGATGTTATTGATAAAGTTACTGgacatttaaaattgttgtaa
- the LOC125071807 gene encoding coiled-coil domain-containing protein 42 homolog, which yields MKKSLKDLAPIVIPHGPPVESTAEYYKSLMETSRMVKKYPKWDVARPTPQVLMEQARRDLMEADEKLALKRNEEEANRNTMDAKWQDLREKEMLLKDSFISFNKFIRENQEKRDRAERKMAADNEVLERKTRETEAMRQRVAEMEEVKQLMEKQVHDYTIYEDYLMSVVHNYPEFKQPLDVLNRYEALAAAKSTLAERQERDLEMLETARQEIAALTEEKKLFIMGLNNTLADLRWRYDNVRNRVIKWELALNRLKETAAKKQVELCHVRSAIWSLYVKICKQKGLALDVRSDDFEQQLVVIMRALLELRRIYRLALRRSKERYAESTEASEK from the exons ATGAAGAAATCTTTAAAGGATTTAGCCCCTATAGTAATCCCACATGGCCCACCCGTGGAATCGACGGCAGAATATTACAAGTCTTTGATGGAAACATCTCGAATGGTAAA AAAATATCCAAAATGGGACGTAGCTCGACCTACTCCACAAGTATTGATGGAACAAGCTCGGAGAGACCTTATGGAGGCGGACGAGAAACTCGCACTTAAACGAAATGAGGAAGAAGCTAACAGAAACACAATGGACGCCAAGTGGCAAGACCTTCGCGAAAAGGAGATGCTTTTGAAAGATTCTTTTATCAGCTTCAACAAG TTTATAAGAGAAAATCAAGAGAAACGCGATCGAGCGGAGCGTAAAATGGCAGCTGACAACGAAGTTTTAGAACGTAAGACCAGAGAGACAGAAGCCATGAGACAGCGAGTTGCGGAGATGGAAGAAGTTAAACAGCTCATGGAAAAACAAGTTCATGATTACACGATCTACGAG GACTACCTGATGTCGGTTGTGCATAATTATCCCGAATTTAAGCAACCTTTGGATGTTCTCAACCGTTATGAAGCATTag CTGCAGCTAAGAGCACGCTCGCGGAACGTCAAGAACGTGATCTAGAAATGCTGGAAACGGCACGTCAAGAAATCGCAGCGCTCACCGAAGAGAAGAAGCTTTTCATAATGGGGCTTAACAACACTCTCGCCGATCTCAGG TGGCGGTACGACAACGTCCGCAACCGTGTCATAAAATGGGAGTTGGCTCTCAATCGCCTGAAGGAAACCGCCGCGAAAAAGCAAGTCGAACTCTGCCACGTGCGATCCGCGATCTGGAGCCTCTACGTGAAGATTTGCAAGCAGAAGGGACTCGCGCTGGACGTGCGGAGTGACGACTTCGAGCAGCAGCTGGTCGTCATCATGAGAGCGCTGCTGGAGCTCAGGCGTATCTATAGGCTCGCTCTCCGACGCTCCAAGGAGAG ATACGCTGAATCCACGGAGGCATCagaaaaataa
- the LOC125071806 gene encoding putative odorant receptor 85e has protein sequence MLKSNESVSMNSKRVQNYTHFLEITLKTVGCWDWFEKPRKECEIFINNIYLSLVLFVLINLLISLLVNLYIEWIDIMSSLDKMADGLPLIASVLIVSYFATNKDDLYDLVGFMNNNFKWRSARGLTNMTMVKSYRTAKNFAFFYTACTLFSVTMYVFMPVVLHLWTNQSLQPWIYTEVTRTPLIILIFLRQCLAQAFVALALGQLGVFFACNAILLCGQLDLLCCCLRNVRYTAVLEGGVQHSALLSQYSAIEDDEKHNYLYNTTEMVDSKYHYDNKVRRNYIGMKTEFDIYSSEYDDATNDALRECARICQVINEYKDRFEKFVSPLLVLRVVQVTLYLCTLLYAATLKFDMITVEYLGAVALDIYIYCYFGNQIILQADRVTTAAYQSAWPTMGVKPRRLLLNILLSNLKPVIVRAGRFLPMNLHTFVVIIKTSFSYYTLLVNVNEK, from the exons ATGCTAAAATCTAACGAGTCGGTTTCCATGAACTCTAAAAGAGTTCAAAATTACACACATTTTTTGGAGATTACTCTTAAAACTGTCGGGTGCTGGGATTGGTTTGAAAAGCCGCGTAAAGAATGCgaaatattcatcaataatatatatttgagccttgttttatttgtacttattaatttattaatatcgttACTCGTGAATTTGTATATTGAATGGATTGACATAATGTCGAGCTTAGATAAAATGGCGGACGGGTTACCGTTAATAGCATCTGTACTTATCGTTTCTTATTTCGCTACAAACAAAGATGATTTGTACGATTTGGTTGGGTTtatgaacaataattttaaatggcgTTCTGCTCGAGGGTTAACGAATATGACGATGGTGAAAAGTTATAGGACGGCGAAAAATTTTGCCTTCTTTTATACAGCTTGCACCCTTTTCAGTGTTACCATGTATGTGTTCATGCCTGTGGTACTTCATC TTTGGACAAATCAATCCTTACAACCTTGGATATATACAGAAGTCACTCGAACACCCTTGATCATTTTGATTTTCTTGCGCCAATGTCTGGCACAGGCTTTTGTGGCGCTTGCTTTGGGACAACTTG GAGTTTTTTTCGCTTGCAACGCTATCTTGTTATGTGGTCAGTTAGATTTATTATGCTGTTGTCTTCGTAATGTGCGTTACACTGCCGTCCTTGAAGGAGGGGTCCAACATAGCGCGTTATTGAGCCAATACAGCGCTATAGAAGATGACGAAAAACATAACTACCTGTATAACACGACTGAAATGGTCGATTCAAAATACCATTACGACAACAAAGTG aGACGCAATTACATTGGCATGAAAACAGAATTCG atatatacagtTCTGAATATGATGACGCAACCAACGATGCGCTTAGAGAATGCGCACGGATCTGTCAAGTAATCAACGAATACAAGGACCGTTTTGAAAAGTTCGTGTCGCCGTTACTTGTGCTGCGGGTTGTACAGGTCACACTGTACTTGTGCACCTTACTGTATGCTGCTACTtta aaattTGACATGATTACTGTTGAGTACTTGGGAGCGGTCGCTTtggacatttatatatattgctatTTCGGTAACCAAATCATTTTACAG GCCGATCGCGTGACCACGGCTGCGTACCAGAGCGCTTGGCCGACCATGGGCGTGAAGCCCCGTCGCCTCTTACTCAACATATTGCTGTCGAACTTGAAACCCGTGATTGTGCGAGCTGGTAGATTCTTACCTATGAATCTACATACATTCGTCGtg ATTATAAAGACTTCATTCTCGTACTACACGCTACTAGTAAATGTTAATGAAAAGTAA